Proteins encoded within one genomic window of Bos indicus isolate NIAB-ARS_2022 breed Sahiwal x Tharparkar chromosome 23, NIAB-ARS_B.indTharparkar_mat_pri_1.0, whole genome shotgun sequence:
- the LOC109576731 gene encoding olfactory receptor 2M3-like translates to MEWENQTFNPDFILMGIFNYTPTHIFLFSLVLGIFTMALLANTLMVLVIYLDTRLHTPMYFLLSQLSLMDLMVICTTVPKMAHSYLSGRKSISVAGCEAQIFLYVSLFGAECFLLAVMAYDRYVAICYPLQYHSLMNWKLCGLLAASSWFLGAFDGIVELAATLSFSYCGSREIAQFFCDVPALLHLSCTDTSTFETLIFICCVVMLLLPLSLIIISYTRVIITVIRMSSGEGRHKAFTTCTSHLIVVGMYYGAAMFIYMRPNSNRSPTQDKMVSTFYTILTPMLNPLIYSLRNKDVAKTFSKILGKRKFREQIG, encoded by the coding sequence ATGGAGTGGGAGAATCAGACATTCAACCCTGACTTCATCTTGATGGGGATTTTTAATTACACGCCCACTCacatctttctcttctctctggtcCTGGGCATCTTCACAATGGCGCTCTTGGCAAACACTCTCATGGTCCTCGTCATCTATCTGGACACGCggctccacacccccatgtacttcctcCTCAGCCAGCTCTCCCTCATGGACCTCATGGTCATCTGCACCACTGTACCCAAGATGGCCCACAGCTACCTGTCTGGCAGGAAGTCCATTTCTGTAGCAGGATGTGAAGCCCAAATATTCCTCTATGTGTCCCTATTTGGTGCTGAGTGCTTCTTGTTGGCtgtcatggcctatgaccgctatgttgcCATTTGCTATCCTCTTCAGTACCACAGTCTCATGAACTGGAAACTTTGTGGACTCCTGGCTGCCTCTTCATGGTTCCTTGGTGCCTTTGATGGGATTGTTGAGTTAGCTGCTACTTTGTCTTTCTCCTATTGTGGATCCCGAGAAATAGCTCAGTTCTTCTGTGATGTCCCAGCACTCCTGCATCTCTCATGCACTGATACTTCCACATTTGAAACACTTATTTTCATCTGTTGTGTAGTAATGCTCCTCCTCCCTTTGTCACTCATCATCATCTCCTACACACGTGTAATTATAACCGTTATTCGCATGAGTTCTGGGGAGGGTCGGCACAAGGCTTTCACCACCTGTACTTCACATCTTATTGTTGTGGGGATGTATTATGGAGCAGCTATGTTCATATATATGAGACCCAATTCTAATCGATCCCCAACCCAGGATAAAATGGTATCGACCTTCTACACTATTCTCACTCCCATGCTGAACCCCCTTATATACAGCCTCCGAAACAAAGATGTGGCCAAAACATTCAGTAAGATACTAGGGAAGAGGAAATTTAGAGAACAAATTGGATAA
- the LOC109576732 gene encoding olfactory receptor 2M2-like: MEWDNQTFNPDFILMGIFSYTPTHIFLFSLVLGIFTMAFLANTLMVLLIYLDTRLHTPMYFLLSQLSLMDLMLICTTVPKMAHSYLSGRKSISVAGCEAQIFFYVSLFGAECFLLAVMAYDRYVAICYPLQYHSLMNWKLCGLMAVSTWILGGFDGIVDVAATMSFSYCGSREIAQFFCDVPALLHLSCTDTSTFETLIFICCVVMLLLPLSLIIISYTRVIITVIRMSSGEGQHKAFTTCTSHLTVVGMYYGAAMFIYMRPTSNRSPTQDKMVSAFYTILTPMLNPLIYSLRNKDVAKAFSKVLGKR, translated from the coding sequence ATGGAATGGGACAATCAGACATTCAACCCTGACTTCATCTTGATGGGAATTTTTAGTTACACGCCCACTCacatctttctcttctctctggtcCTGGGCATCTTCACAATGGCGTTCTTGGCAAACACTCTCATGGTCCTCCTCATCTACCTGGACACGAggctccacacccccatgtacttcctcCTCAGCCAGCTCTCCCTCATGGACCTCATGCTCATCTGCACCACTGTACCCAAGATGGCCCACAGCTACCTGTCTGGCAGGAAGTCCATTTCTGTAGCAGGATGTGAAGCCCAGATCTTTTTCTATGTGTCCCTATTTGGTGCTGAGTGCTTCTTGTTGGCtgtcatggcctatgaccgctatgttgcCATTTGCTATCCTCTTCAGTACCACAGTCTCATGAACTGGAAACTCTGTGGACTCATGGCTGTCTCTACATGGATTCTTGGTGGCTTTGATGGGATTGTTGATGTAGCTGCCACTATGTCTTTCTCCTACTGTGGATCCCGAGAAATAGCTCAGTTCTTCTGTGATGTCCCAGCACTCCTGCATCTCTCATGCACGGATACTTCCACATTCGAAACACTTATTTTCATCTGTTGTGTAGTAATGCTCCTCCTCCCTTTGTCACTCATCATCATCTCCTACACACGTGTAATTATAACCGTTATTCGCATGAGTTCTGGGGAGGGTCAGCACAAGGCTTTCACCACCTGTACTTCACATCTTACTGTTGTGGGGATGTATTATGGAGCAGCTATGTTCATATATATGAGACCCACTTCTAATAGATCCCCAACTCAGGACAAGATGGTGTCAGCCTTCTACACCATTCTCACTCCCATGCTGAATCCCCTTATATACAGTCTCCGGAACAAAGATGTGGCCAAAGCATTCAGTAAGGTACTAGGGAAGAGGTAA
- the LOC109576845 gene encoding olfactory receptor 2M2-like has product MEWDNQTFNPDFILMGIFSYTPTHVFLFSLVLGIFTMALLANTLMVLLIYLDTRLHTPMYFLLSQLSLMDFMIICTTVPKMAHSYLSGRKSISVAGYEAEICFCVSLCGAECFLLAVMAYDRYVAICYPLQYPSLMNWNLCRLMAASSWFLGVFDGIVDVAVTLSFSYCSQAISQFFCDVPALLHLSCMDTSTFETLIFICCEVMLLLPLSLINISYTRVIITIIRMSSGEVWHKTFTICTSHLIVVGLYYGVAMFIYKRPTSNRSPAQDKMVSAFYTILTPMLNPLIYSLQNKDVAKVFSKVLGKK; this is encoded by the coding sequence ATGGAATGGGACAATCAGACATTCAACCCTGACTTCATCTTGATGGGAATTTTTAGTTACACGCCCACTCacgtctttctcttctctctggtcCTGGGCATCTTCACAATGGCGCTCTTGGCAAACACTCTCATGGTCCTCCTCATCTATCTGGACACGCggctccacacccccatgtacttcctcCTCAGCCAGCTCTCCCTCATGGACTTCATGATCATCTGCACCACTGTACCCAAGATGGCCCACAGCTACCTGTCTGGCAGGAAGTCCATTTCTGTAGCAGGATATGAAGCTGAGATATGTTTCTGTGTGTCCCTATGTGGTGCTGAGTGCTTCTTGCTGGCtgtcatggcctatgaccgctatgttgcCATTTGCTACCCTCTTCAGTACCCCAGTCTCATGAACTGGAACCTTTGTAGACTCATGGCTGCCTCTTCATGGTTCCTTGGTGTCTTTGATGGCATTGTTGATGTAGCTGTTACGCTGTCCTTCTCCTATTGTTCCCAAGCAATATCCCAGTTCTTCTGTGATGTCCCAGCACTCCTACATCTCTCATGCATGGATACTTCCACATTTGAAACACTTATTTTCATCTGTTGTGAAGTAATGCTCCTCCTCCCTTTGTCACTCATCAACATCTCATACACACGTGTAATTATAACCATCATTCGCATGAGTTCTGGGGAGGTTTGGCACAAGACTTTCACCATCTGTACTTCACATCTTATTGTGGTGGGGCTGTATTATGGAGTGGCTATGTTCATATATAAGAGACCCACTTCTAATCGATCCCCAGCCCAGGACAAGATGGTGTCAGCCTTCTACACCATTCTCACTCCGATGCTGAATCCCCTTATATACAGCCTCCAGAACAaagatgtggccaaagtattcagtaAGGTACTAGGGAAGAAGTAA